Part of the Triticum urartu cultivar G1812 chromosome 2, Tu2.1, whole genome shotgun sequence genome, TAACAGGAAAGAAAGAACCAAAAACCGGTGGGTTTGGCTGGGGCATTACAAGCGGCATGCCCGCTAGACGAGAGAGAGGGCGTCGCAAACAACAGAGAGACGGGGTCGCATGCTCGGTCGGGCATCGTGGAAGCATTTTGCTAGCATCCTCGCCAAGCGGCAAGCCCAGATGGTCGTGCCCTCTAAAAGGAGCAAACGCGGAGGTTCTGCTCTCGCCGGATGATACGTCtcaacgtatctgtaatttttgattgttttATGTTATTATATTTAAAATAATTTATGTTATTTTTGAAACAAACTTATTAATTTAGTGCCCAATGATAGTTCATGTTTTATGCTCGTTTTGGTTTAGTGGGAAATCAATATGTATGGAGGTCAAAATATGTTGCCGATTTAACATGATTTTTTTGGGAAACAAAAACACGATAAGCTTCGGGAGAGATCGAGAGGAGCTGCTAGGGGCCCACATGGGGGCCTGGCGCAGCTAGGGGGTAGGACGCACCCCCTACCCATGTGGGGCTCCTACTTACCGCCTTGACCTGATTCCACCGCCACAATTCCCTATAAATATTGAAACTATTTGTTGTACCTCCAAAGGAATTTTATAGCCGTCGTAAGCTACTATTCCGAGGAGATTCCATCTAGAGACCTGTTCCAAAGCCCCGCCGGAGGGGGAAGCCATTGCCGGagccatcttcatcaaccttaTTGTCTTCATGACCATGTGTGAGTAGTTCCACCAGTTCCTACGTGTCCATAGTAATAGCTAGATGGGTCTCTTTGTTTCTGGATCTTCAATATCATGTTCTCGTTCTTGATCAAGATCAATCCGATGTaattttgtggtgtgtttgtttgGACATGATGAATCATCACTTCATGATCAGATTGTTTATTAAAATCAATTGAATCTTTTGAGGCTTTGTTGTTGCATAATTAAATAGCTTTGTATGCTCTTCGATCTATCTCTATCTTGTTTGGCCAAGTTCGATGAGTTTTTCTTCAAGGGGAGTTATGCTTTGTAGTGcgttcaatcttgcgatgctcTTACCTAGTGACAATAAGGgccaagacacgtattgtatttgCCACTAAGGACAAAACGATGGGGTTTGTCATATTGATTGACTTCTTCCTGTCTACATTATTTCATCTTGCTTATTGCGATACTATGTTTCTTGCAAACTTAATACCTTGAGATGCTTGCTGGATAGTTGTTTTGGAGTGAAGTATTAGCAATAGATGCAATTTAATTAACAGTCTACTTATCACAGACGTAATGCCTATATGACATTGTGCCATAAATGATCATAGTTATGAATATTGCAATCCGGTCAATCTCAGCCAAAAGAACCAAGGTCCCACCTGAAATCCAAACATATTTAACACACATTTCACCTAATTCATGAATTGGGGAAGCATGGGGATGTAAAGATATGCAAGATACACACAGACCGGAATGTGTTAGATCCATTGACGAAGCCTCTACCACAAGCAAAGGATGAGCAACACTAGAATGTCATAGATGTTAGGAGCTTATGTATTGattagattattaactctagtgcaagtaaGAGTCTCTTGGAAATACATCCAaaatgcaataataaagttgatATTATTCTGTTCCCATGTTCATAATTAATTTATCTCCTGTTCTACAATTGCCATCGTTCTTGAATAGGAGATTCGAAGGAAGACCTATTTGCATGTGTGCAAACATAAACACCAGTCAGGCCTCTGCACTAGCTCATGTATTGTTGATGGTTCTTTTTTTGTAACCATAAGCTTTGTTAATGTAACGAGGATGCTAACCATAATGAGAATGCATTGTTAGAGTAACAATGGTGTTGGATATACCTAGCTTATGAAATACTGCGAGATCACGTCTTCAATATGTTGTTGGTATTTTCGTACAAGTTTTAATTTTTACTTACATCCTTAGCCAATGGATAACGGGAGTATGGGCTCCGAAATAATTTAGATGATCCAGAAAGTGTTTCAGGAGGTCCCAGGAGTGTCCCGGTGATCCCGGGAATGTCCCAAAAATTACTGGAGGTCGCGGAAGCATCCAAAAGGTTTCAGAACCTTCTAAAACGTTATAGAAGGGTCCTAGTGGGTTAGCCCCCCTTTTTCCTAgggagaggggaggggggggggggggggggggggggggaggcacCACATGATGCCCAAGTCGAACTGCACCCTATTGCcttgggagggggggggggggggggggggcaagccAATCTGAAAAAGGAATCCTAGAAGGACTCCACACCTTCTAAGGTCAGCCGCCCCTCTCCCACTCAcctatatataggtgggagggggagcaCTAGGAGGGGACACAATCTTTTTTGTTGCATATCACGTTCCCCTTCACCTACCGCAGAAGTAAAATTTGGACGTAGTCATCTTGTTTCAACAGAGCATCACGAAAAATTGGATCTCACTCTTTATAATTATGTTCTTGCTGGTCATATTTAACACCAACGACAAAATTATCCACGAGCTGCTCAATATCTTGGTTGTTTCATATCCAAGGGTTTTGGCTGTTTGCGAGTGtttatttttttttgaaatggagGCCTTGGTCTCAATTGATTAATTAAGTAGAAGAGAGTCGCCTAggggaaaatccgacgaaaaccAAAATTACAAGCACAAAGGCTGACTGACATGGAGCATGTCAATCGCCAACATGACACCTGGCCAACCTAAATAACGACACAAACTCACACGCACCACTGAGAAAAGAACAACCGTTGATACTGCCCATAAGCAACATCGTCATCACCTACTGCCTAGATCCAGCAACTCCGACTTCGCCATGGACGACCACCGACGACGCGATCCTCACAACATATGTACGAGGACCGTATCAGCTCATGACAAACTGTCAACAATAGACAACCACGACTTTGATAACCAGCTTCACAATAGAAATATGCAAGGCTTACATCTCCTGGGCCTCCCAAGATGGGCACCATCCGCATATCATTGTAACCATCAAGACAACTATGGCAGCTCTGCCGcacaaggaatgatgaagcttgaAAAGACCCTTTGGATATGTCGAAAAGACCATCAACAAAAGCATGCCACGACTCTGTAGAGACTCGGTGTTGTCATCGTCGCCAAACAACTGCCCCGCTACATAGATGCAGGGCAGCCGCCCCGGCATCCACATCGAACGTTCCACCACCGGCTCCGACAATCGTGCCCGCTCCATGATAATGCCTTCAAGAAGGTCAGTGGGAAGGAAGTCGCCGCCTTGAGCTCTACATACTGATGGAAACCTTCTGACCAGTGGTAAGACCATCTGCGATGGTGATTTGTCCATGAATAATCAACCTAGTCTACAGCCCATGGATGTAGACGCTCCCACCTGCGTCCAACTTGTGAGAAATAACCAAACTTATTTCGATAACTTAAGGGACTGAGAGATGTCTATGAAGAGATCCGTTGGGATAATTCGAGAACACATAGCATGTACACATTTAGCACACACACAAATTTTGGAGTCATGATTTGAGTATCGCCCTATATGGGCGGGCATGTAACTTTGGTGCAACCATGCCTAGGATTAGCAAGTTCATTCTAATGAATATATAGAAAGACAACCGATTTCAACGAAATTGGGTTTAAAGAAAATACAACAGAACCTAGTGCCAAGAGTGGTCAACAACTGGTATGTACTCAAATAATAACTCATAATAAAACATATGCTAAAAGTCATAGAATATACTAACACACAAGCATAGTTTACGTACAGACATGTAGCCCACTGAAAGAGTGGCCTTTTCTTTTCCCACCAGACACCAACCATGCCAATATGCCATATGCCATATGCACACCAGAATCAATAAACGTTGACGACGAGGGCCACGAAGGGTGCCATGCATGCCAACCCAGCGTGCATAATTAAGTCTGAACTGCTGCCCCTCGTGGAAACTCGGCGACCGGCGACCTCACCAGACCCCATCTGGCACCAACCCTGCGCTCCGGGACACCTATTTATAGCACTCGCCACGCACGCTCTCGGCAACCAAGCAGCTACTTGCACTCGCAATACAATCCTCTGACTGAGCTCATAGCGTTCGCACCTGCCCGTCTTAACTAGTTGATCACCGCGGCAATGGCCTCCACCAACAGCTGGACCCATGAGATCGAGTCGTCGGTCGCAGCACCGCGCCTGTTCCGCGCCGGCGTGATGGACTGGCACACTCTCGCGCCCAAGCTCGCGCCACACATCGTCGCCAGCGCTCACCCCGTGGAAGGCGAAGGTGGCATCGGCAGCGTCAGGCAGTTCAACTTCACCTCAGGTACGTACGCATCACAATCACATACAATCTATGCATGTCACCTCAGCCTGGCAATCCGGCATGTTTACATCTTCAGGCGGCGCCGCGGCATAACACGCGATTGTTTGATCATGCAGCCATGCCCTTTAGCATCATGAAGGAGAGGCTCGAGTTCCTGGACGCGGGCAAGTGCGAGTGCAAGTCGACCCTCATTGAGGGCGGCGGCATCGGCTCGGCCATCGAGACCGCAACGTCGCACATCAAGGTGGAGCCGGCGGCCAACGGCCGGAGCGTCGTGAAGGTGGACTCGACGTACAAGCTGCTGCCAGGCGTGGAGGTGAATGACGAGATCACCAAGGCCAAGGAGTCTGTCACGGCCATCTTCAAGGCTGCCGAGGCCTACCTCATCGCCAACCCCGACGCCTACAACTGAATCAGATGAGAGGCATCATATATGATTATGATGCCCTTAGTTTGATTTTTGTGTGTTTTCTTCTCGATGTAATAAAGCTGCTCCAATCTCTAAGCTATAGTGGTGACGCCGAGCGCGAGAGCACCGACCAGAGTGTGGACGTGAGAAGTTAAAAAGTTGAGTATTTGTAACTACCAAAGGGTTCTGTTGTTTCATGATATTGGTGCTTGCTTATGTGAAATACCTAAACACTCTTATATACAGCCTGGGTTCTGTTGTTTCATGATATTGGTGCTTGCTTATGTGAAATACCTAAACACTCTTATATACAGCCTGGGTTCTGTTGTTTCATGATATTGGTGCTTGCTTATGTGAAATACCTAAACACTCTTATATACAGCCTGGGTTCTGTTGTTTCATGATATTGGTGCTTGCTTATGTGAAATACCTAAACACTCTTATATACAGCCTGGGTTCTGTTGTTTCATGATATTGGTGCTTGCTTATGTGAAATACCTAAACACTCTTATATACAGCCTGGGTTCTGTTGTTTCATGATATTGGTGCTTGCTTATGTGAAATACCTAAACACTCTTATATACAGCCTGGGTTCTGTTGTTTCATGATATTGGTGCTTGCTTATGTGAAATACCTAAACACTCTTATATACAGCCTCCGTTCTATAATTCTTGTCGTGGTTAGTTTTGACCCAAAAGTATGACAAGAATTATGAAACCGAGGGAGTATTTGGATTTGGAAGTTTATTTGTCGACCTCTTACACAACTCTTATATGTATGTGAAATACCTAAACACTCTCCCGGAAAATAGAAAAACTAAACACACTTATGCACAAAATAGAAAAATGTTTATATGGCGTCAAAGTCTTTTTTTAGGCCACCCGCCAAAAAAGAAGTCTTTTTTTAGGAATCCAAGAAAGACTTTTATTTGCTACtccctttgttcctaaatataagccgttttagagatttcaacatcGATTACATACGGAGCAAAGTGTGCGAATcgacactctaaaatatgtctatatacatccgtatgtagttcatattcAAATGTCTAAAAAGCTTTATATTTAGAAGCAGAGGGAGTGGAACATAATTTCATTTTCTCTTTTCAAGTTGTAAGAGACAGTCGATATGTCATTGTGCTTTATTTTGGCATCATTTTTCGACAAGTGCATCTATAATCTACTGGGCCCTTGTTGGCAAGTGAAACTCAAGTTCTCATGTATGCCCTTCCCGAAGGTAACTTACACTTGTGTATAATGAGTAACAAAAATGCAAATTGTATTAGGAGTCCTTAAACTTTCAAGACCTTCTGGCTtgccttttatttattttttgttttgAGACTCCCTAATCTATTATCCGTTCCTCACATGACTCCTTTTAACCATCAAACTAACAAATTCCATTAGGTGGATGTTGACATGGGAAACCGAGTGTGAGCCATGGGCGTAAATACGAGAAACTAAAGCAGGTTTAGGGGGGCCCATCATATCGCAGAGAATAAGAGAGCAAATTGAAAAGTTGTGAtagtaacccccccccccccaaaacacACACACTAAAGAGCATCGATAAATTAGGAAGTATCGTGCTACGAGGAATATCTTAGTTTGCAACACTAATGGAAAATTAGTCTTTGTTTCTCTTCTATTGCCTACTGGAATAGGAGGCTCTTTTCATCGCCCCTCCTAGGCTAGAGCCCCTCATATGATTTGATACCTTCCTCCCAACTGCCTATCAAACTTTGGTCATTTTGCTTGTCGTTATGTTGTTGGTTTCCATTTTGAGGTTCCAAAATATATTGGGAATTATTAAAATCGCTACTTATATGGGAAAGCTAGGATAACGCTAAGGATAAACACACTCATTCCTCCTTCCCAAGAAAAGAACCGGGCGATCAGGTTTCCTCCTCCACCCGTCGGCGCCATCGCCGGTTCGCCCCGTCTCTGGTGACCTTTGGGCTATGGAGGTGTGGAGGACCTCGAGCCTTCGCCCGCGGGACGGACCCCAATCTCGTTCTTGTTAGGTTTATCCTCTTGATTGGGGTTGTATGACGGTGACGATGTACCTCAGTAGGAATCATGTTGCTCACATTCGATCCCCATCCCATGGTGCATCTACCATCGTTGGAGGGCGTTTGGAGGTGTGTCTTCACCAGATCTCGTGGGATTCAGTCGGTGCCGGTCTTTAGAAGATATATTTTATCTAGTATTTGTTTGGGTGTTTATGAGGTTTGATCCTTTCGATCTACGATTCTCTTCTCGGTGATGGTTGCTA contains:
- the LOC125534169 gene encoding pathogenesis-related protein 1-like encodes the protein MASTNSWTHEIESSVAAPRLFRAGVMDWHTLAPKLAPHIVASAHPVEGEGGIGSVRQFNFTSAMPFSIMKERLEFLDAGKCECKSTLIEGGGIGSAIETATSHIKVEPAANGRSVVKVDSTYKLLPGVEVNDEITKAKESVTAIFKAAEAYLIANPDAYN